A stretch of Prunus dulcis chromosome 6, ALMONDv2, whole genome shotgun sequence DNA encodes these proteins:
- the LOC117629671 gene encoding KH domain-containing protein SPIN1-like, with translation PSSPSSYIVKRILRLDIPVDSFPNFNFVGRLLGPRGNSLKRVEASTGCRVYIRGKCSIRDIDKEESLRGRPGYEHLNDPLHIIIEAELPANIVDMRLRQAKQIIEELLKPMDESQDHYKREQLRELAMLKSNLREESPQPYGSVSPFTSSGMKRAKTGL, from the exons CCATCAAGCCCAAGTTCCTACATTGTGAAGAGGATATTGCGCTTGGATATTCCAGTAGATAGCTTTCCAAAT TTCAATTTTGTGGGCCGGCTTCTGGGTCCTAGAGGCAATTCACTAAAGAGGGTGGAAGCTTCTACAGGCTGTCGTGTATACATAAGAGGAAAATGTTCAATAAGAGATATTGACAAG GAGGAATCTTTGAGAGGAAGACCAGGTTATGAACATCTGAATGATCCGCTGCACATTATAATTGAGGCTGAATTACCTGCTAATATTGTTGATATGCGGTTGAGACAGGCAAAACAAATCATAGAAGAACTTCTCAAACCGATG GACGAGTCACAAGACCACTACAAGAGGGAACAGCTGAGAGAACTAGCTATGCTAAAATCCAATCTAAGAGAAGAGAGTCCTCAACCATATGGTAGTGTATCTCCTTTCACTTCAAGTGGGATGAAGCGTGCCAAAACTGGTCTGTAA
- the LOC117631736 gene encoding cytochrome b-c1 complex subunit 8: protein MGKQPVRMKAVVYALSPFQQKVMPGLWKDLPTKIHHKISENWISATLLLGPLVGVYSYVQSYQEKEKLEHRY from the exons ATGGGGAAGCAGCCGGTGAGGATGAAGGCAGTGGTGTACGCGCTGTCACCGTTTCAGCAGAAGGTGATGCCTGGTCTCTGGAAAGATCTGCCGACGAAGATCCATCACAAGATCTCCGAGAACTGGATCAGCGCCACCCTCCTTCTCGGCCCACTCGTCGGCGTCTACTC GTATGTTCAGAGCTACCAGGAAAAGGAGAAGTTGGAGCACAGGTACTGA